The proteins below come from a single Synechococcus sp. WH 8101 genomic window:
- a CDS encoding lytic transglycosylase domain-containing protein produces MARSMRWLLPLIAAALVPAVIASQPRSQSDAPQVDEPTATQLSQGPALPTDPTLPRNATGRHYPLVPEDATALANLLAALETSIRDPQLPSSALPPLAHQQQVIYRVLSKQPKRAAAVRSALPERWHWVFDQHIAARRQLLAMHRGPASNRLPAWRIRPPAPADQLLKAYRSAAAQTGIDWEVLAAVNLVETGMGRIDGVSVANAQGPMQFLPSTWAEPGIGKGGDIRNPWDAIHAAARYLVRRGGLKDIRRGLWGYNNSDHYGDAVLRYAALLKDNPAAYRGLYHWEIHFASAAGDLWLPVGYAQSEPIGVGAYLQRQPASSPPAS; encoded by the coding sequence ATGGCTCGATCGATGCGCTGGCTTCTGCCCCTGATCGCTGCCGCCCTAGTGCCGGCGGTGATCGCCAGCCAGCCCCGCTCCCAGAGCGACGCTCCCCAGGTCGACGAACCCACCGCAACACAACTCAGCCAGGGTCCGGCGTTACCCACAGATCCAACCCTGCCCCGCAACGCCACAGGGCGTCATTACCCGCTGGTTCCTGAAGACGCCACGGCCCTGGCGAATCTGCTTGCGGCACTGGAGACCTCGATCCGCGATCCGCAGTTGCCGAGCAGCGCCCTGCCTCCCCTGGCGCATCAACAGCAGGTGATCTATCGGGTGTTGTCCAAACAGCCGAAGCGGGCTGCCGCCGTGCGCAGCGCCCTCCCCGAGCGTTGGCACTGGGTGTTCGATCAGCACATCGCCGCACGGCGCCAATTACTCGCCATGCATCGCGGGCCTGCCAGCAACCGCCTCCCCGCCTGGCGAATCCGCCCACCCGCACCGGCTGACCAGTTGCTCAAGGCTTACCGCAGCGCCGCTGCCCAGACCGGCATCGACTGGGAGGTGTTGGCGGCTGTGAACCTGGTGGAAACCGGCATGGGACGCATCGATGGGGTGTCGGTGGCCAATGCCCAGGGCCCGATGCAGTTTCTGCCCAGCACCTGGGCGGAGCCAGGCATCGGCAAGGGAGGCGACATTCGCAATCCCTGGGATGCGATCCACGCCGCTGCCCGCTATCTGGTGCGACGGGGTGGGCTGAAGGACATCCGCCGCGGGCTCTGGGGTTACAACAACAGCGACCATTACGGCGACGCCGTGCTCCGCTACGCCGCCCTGCTCAAGGACAACCCGGCGGCCTATCGCGGCCTCTATCACTGGGAAATTCATTTCGCTTCAGCGGCGGGGGATCTCTGGTTGCCGGTGGGCTACGCCCAGAGCGAGCCGATCGGGGTTGGCGCCTATCTCCAACGGCAACCCGCCAGCAGTCCACCGGCGTCCTGA
- a CDS encoding DOMON-like domain-containing protein encodes MARHAVMVRQLCVLQPFAPDTCPPLLVRVEAVWQTSGALAFSFGLRPGPGWDSLEGLRCPSRTGHPQRRDGLWQHTCFEAFLGWPDSPRYWELNAAANGDWNLYAFSAYRSPPELVDLPQAPRIQLRRQARDLRCDIELDLHPCWPEAMQPEIGLAMVVEDQGGRLSYWALSHPGDQPDFHDRRAFLPT; translated from the coding sequence ATGGCACGTCACGCGGTGATGGTGCGCCAGCTCTGCGTCCTGCAGCCGTTTGCGCCGGACACCTGCCCGCCTCTGCTGGTGCGTGTGGAAGCCGTCTGGCAGACCTCCGGTGCGTTGGCCTTCAGCTTCGGTCTGCGGCCCGGACCGGGTTGGGACTCCCTGGAGGGCCTGCGTTGCCCCAGCCGCACCGGCCACCCGCAACGCCGCGATGGCCTCTGGCAACACACCTGCTTTGAGGCCTTCCTCGGCTGGCCCGATTCGCCGCGCTATTGGGAGCTCAACGCCGCTGCCAACGGCGACTGGAACCTCTACGCCTTCAGCGCCTACCGCAGCCCCCCGGAGCTGGTGGATCTGCCCCAGGCACCCCGGATTCAGCTGCGCCGTCAGGCCCGGGATCTGCGCTGCGACATCGAGCTCGACCTGCACCCGTGCTGGCCCGAAGCGATGCAGCCCGAGATCGGCCTTGCGATGGTGGTGGAAGACCAAGGGGGTCGCCTCTCCTACTGGGCCCTCTCCCACCCCGGCGACCAGCCTGATTTTCACGATCGGCGCGCCTTCCTGCCCACCTGA
- a CDS encoding phosphotransferase enzyme family protein, producing MRSAMADGATLSEPSLQLVAGRFHAPERIAAIRALGTGNVNDTYLVQLRGEGEPDAFVMQRLNTTVFQRPDLVMGNLLTLGRHVEHRLANAPAELAGRRWEVPRVLSARPDGEHWVEHEGQFWRSISYIGAATTSDVIRDEAHAREIGYGLGMFHHLVSDLPIADLADTLEGFHITPAYLARFDQVRQDCQQGSTDAALTLALEHVERRRHAVDVLEAACARGELQRRPIHGDPKINNVMIDERTGQAVGLIDLDTVKPGLVHYDIGDCLRSCCNPAGEECREWSTVHFDLDLCRSILEGYLGVGRSFLSAADRHYLPDCIRLLPFELGLRFLTDHLEGDRYFRTERPGHNLDRALVQFALTDSIERQWDGIEALVRDVLSQQPA from the coding sequence ATGCGATCAGCCATGGCGGATGGGGCCACGCTCTCTGAACCCTCCCTCCAGCTGGTGGCCGGCCGCTTCCATGCGCCCGAGCGGATCGCCGCAATCCGCGCGCTCGGCACGGGCAACGTCAACGACACCTACCTGGTGCAGCTGCGGGGCGAGGGGGAACCGGACGCCTTCGTGATGCAACGGCTGAACACCACCGTGTTCCAGCGTCCCGACCTCGTGATGGGCAACCTGCTCACCCTGGGCCGCCATGTCGAACATCGCCTCGCCAACGCACCGGCGGAGCTGGCCGGGCGTCGCTGGGAGGTGCCCCGGGTGCTCAGCGCGCGCCCCGACGGGGAGCACTGGGTGGAGCATGAAGGGCAGTTCTGGCGATCGATCAGCTACATCGGCGCCGCCACCACGAGCGATGTGATCCGTGATGAAGCCCATGCCCGCGAAATCGGCTATGGCCTGGGCATGTTTCACCATCTGGTGAGTGACCTGCCGATCGCCGATCTGGCGGACACCCTGGAGGGGTTTCACATCACCCCGGCCTATCTGGCCCGCTTCGATCAGGTGCGGCAGGACTGTCAACAGGGATCAACAGATGCGGCTCTGACTCTGGCCCTCGAGCATGTGGAACGCCGCCGCCATGCGGTGGATGTACTCGAGGCGGCCTGTGCACGTGGCGAGCTGCAGCGCCGACCGATCCACGGCGATCCGAAGATCAACAACGTGATGATCGATGAGCGCACCGGACAGGCCGTGGGCCTGATCGACCTCGACACGGTCAAGCCCGGGCTGGTGCATTACGACATCGGCGACTGTCTGCGCTCCTGTTGCAACCCAGCCGGAGAGGAATGCCGCGAGTGGAGCACGGTGCACTTTGATCTGGACCTCTGCCGCTCCATCCTCGAGGGCTATCTGGGCGTGGGGCGTTCGTTTCTGAGCGCTGCCGATCGCCACTATCTGCCCGACTGCATCCGCCTGCTGCCTTTTGAACTGGGCCTGCGCTTCCTGACCGATCACCTGGAGGGGGATCGCTACTTCCGCACCGAACGACCGGGCCACAACCTGGATCGGGCCTTGGTGCAGTTCGCCCTCACCGACTCGATCGAGCGTCAGTGGGATGGCATCGAAGCCCTGGTCCGCGACGTGCTGTCGCAGCAGCCTGCCTGA
- a CDS encoding DNA repair exonuclease produces the protein MPLPRLLHTADWQIGKPFRWVEDTAKRSRLQQVRIAMIERLSALAQEHRPEVLLVAGDLFDSAAVPTATVLEVLEAIAAVPCPVLVIPGNHDHGGAGGLWRRGDVQREMARRCPDLHLLLERRPVEIGDLVVLPCPLLRQHESDSPTAWLESFDWSQLPADRCRVVLAHGSVQGFGASDADLTAANAGRRSDSNRLRLERLPQEEIDYVALGDWHALHAVSDRCWYSGTPEPDRFPRTADDQRGQVLLVELARGTRPAVTPLPTASLRWHNERISLRSAADLHRLDQWLEHRIGRRVGRDLLRLELEGQLGLADHQRLGERLEELRQALLHLRLRGHCHRRPEADELLALRDCPEGPLIRAVAEQLCQGLEAGDEPGEVERLETALCELHRLTEQERNAQEAPCA, from the coding sequence TTGCCCTTGCCCCGTCTGTTGCATACGGCCGACTGGCAGATCGGTAAGCCTTTCCGCTGGGTGGAGGACACCGCCAAACGCAGCCGTCTGCAGCAGGTGCGCATCGCCATGATCGAGCGCCTCAGCGCTCTGGCGCAGGAGCACAGGCCAGAGGTGCTGCTCGTGGCCGGTGATCTGTTTGATTCCGCGGCGGTGCCCACCGCCACGGTGTTGGAGGTGCTGGAGGCGATCGCTGCCGTCCCCTGCCCGGTGCTGGTGATCCCTGGCAATCACGATCATGGTGGCGCCGGGGGGTTGTGGCGGCGCGGTGACGTGCAACGGGAGATGGCCCGGCGCTGCCCGGATCTGCACCTGCTTTTGGAACGTCGTCCTGTCGAGATCGGCGACCTGGTGGTGTTGCCCTGCCCTCTACTGCGTCAGCACGAGAGCGACAGCCCCACCGCCTGGCTGGAGTCGTTCGACTGGAGTCAGCTGCCTGCCGATCGCTGTCGTGTGGTGTTGGCCCATGGCTCCGTGCAGGGGTTCGGCGCCAGCGATGCGGACCTCACCGCCGCGAATGCCGGGCGCCGCAGCGACAGCAACCGGCTGCGTCTGGAGCGTCTGCCACAGGAGGAGATCGATTACGTCGCCCTGGGCGATTGGCATGCCTTGCATGCGGTGAGCGATCGCTGTTGGTACAGCGGCACTCCGGAGCCGGACCGCTTCCCCCGGACTGCTGATGACCAACGTGGTCAGGTGCTTCTAGTGGAGCTGGCGCGGGGCACCAGGCCGGCCGTGACCCCCCTGCCCACGGCGTCGTTGCGCTGGCACAACGAACGGATCAGCCTCCGCTCCGCCGCCGATCTGCACCGGTTGGATCAATGGCTCGAGCACCGCATCGGTCGGCGCGTTGGGCGGGACCTGCTCCGGCTCGAGCTCGAAGGGCAGCTCGGCCTTGCGGACCATCAGCGGCTCGGTGAGCGTCTGGAGGAGCTGCGCCAGGCGTTGCTGCATCTGCGTCTGCGCGGTCACTGCCATCGCCGCCCTGAGGCGGATGAGCTCCTGGCCCTGCGGGACTGCCCTGAGGGCCCCCTGATCCGGGCCGTGGCCGAGCAGCTCTGCCAGGGCCTCGAGGCCGGTGACGAGCCAGGCGAGGTTGAGCGTCTGGAGACCGCCCTCTGTGAATTGCATCGGCTCACGGAACAGGAGCGCAACGCCCAGGAGGCGCCATGCGCCTGA
- a CDS encoding AAA family ATPase, which produces MRLTHCRLESVRRHRQLELAFASGVTLVAGANESGKSTLVEAMHRALFLRANATGAPIQALRSQQHPGHPQVEIGFEAANQAWTLQKRFSGASGTASLRTAGQDVLQGGDAEDRLAQLLGVSESLGSRQANRQLPGRWAHLWVMQGEAGRDLLAQGAEHYALAALIEALEAKAEGALQSPLDQRVNDQLESLVQASLTSRGVRTNSVLWQCQQSCAAAQEALETAIETRERFEQSGKALDRLVQEIDTIERQQLPALQDRIRSQKQRISLLQSLEPLRLRREQLERQRSSLQRLETEAHSQAERLRQLELGLQRLQQENHQASQTCRHQHTELQALEQQRQALEQRGQALRRLEERAGLEQRCRELENRRMKVQALHRQRQQLQEKLKRCRSLSASEHEALQEQRQALEALRIRREAMATRVRLLRASTPVALGGSALQVGEERLLSQPFGLTVGEGVELELTPGGGADLEALERERRQRQHQLEQMLERHDLASVEEAEAQWQQRLRLVAEQRLLEGQWQQVAPAEDLETELQHLRQRLAALQEEDTAVADDQPIADDQPDLDDQLEQLAQQPDALHRALEQCRINYRTVQESWKRLQGQREPAEARLAQTAKDLQSHQLQRERLLTEQASGAKQQQTLVEECGDLARLDAALEALRREEDALRQSAQGVPSEVGGGEAVREAEAELQRLEAEEQRLARSLQQLSGERGGLQERCLALSDADPYAAEEEAAARLEQAEARERSERLVVEAQQLLLQEFQRARSDLSSRYTVPLRRSMDRVLAPLFGPEGARTALGYSAKDGLGDLGLERDGLLLPFAALSGGLREQLNAALRLAIADVLRQGHDGCLPVLFDDAFSNSDPQRLQAVLTMLRQAAERGLQVIVMSCDPDPYRAIADAVVELPTS; this is translated from the coding sequence ATGCGCCTGACCCACTGCCGGCTCGAGAGTGTGCGTCGCCACCGCCAGCTGGAGCTGGCGTTTGCCTCCGGGGTGACACTGGTTGCCGGTGCCAATGAGAGCGGCAAGAGCACCCTGGTGGAGGCGATGCATCGCGCCCTGTTTCTGCGTGCCAACGCCACCGGGGCGCCGATTCAGGCTCTGCGCTCGCAGCAACACCCCGGCCACCCCCAGGTGGAGATCGGCTTTGAGGCGGCGAACCAGGCCTGGACGCTCCAGAAACGCTTCAGTGGCGCCAGTGGCACCGCATCCCTGCGCACAGCCGGGCAGGACGTGCTTCAGGGGGGGGATGCGGAAGATCGCCTCGCCCAGTTACTCGGTGTGTCGGAAAGTCTCGGCAGTCGCCAGGCCAACCGCCAACTGCCAGGCCGCTGGGCCCATCTCTGGGTGATGCAGGGTGAGGCCGGGCGCGATCTGTTGGCTCAGGGTGCGGAGCATTACGCCCTGGCGGCCCTGATTGAGGCGCTGGAGGCGAAGGCGGAGGGGGCGTTGCAATCGCCCCTGGATCAACGCGTCAACGACCAGCTCGAAAGTCTGGTGCAGGCCTCGTTGACCAGCCGTGGCGTGCGCACCAACAGCGTGCTCTGGCAATGCCAACAGAGCTGCGCAGCGGCTCAAGAGGCGTTGGAGACGGCGATCGAGACCCGCGAGCGGTTTGAGCAGAGCGGTAAAGCGCTTGATCGGCTTGTGCAGGAGATCGACACGATCGAACGCCAGCAACTGCCCGCGCTGCAGGACCGGATCCGCAGCCAGAAGCAACGCATCAGCCTGCTGCAGAGCCTTGAACCGTTACGGCTGCGGCGTGAGCAGTTGGAACGCCAGCGCAGCAGCCTGCAGCGCCTGGAGACGGAGGCGCACAGCCAGGCGGAGCGCCTCCGCCAGCTGGAGCTGGGCCTGCAACGGTTGCAGCAGGAGAATCACCAAGCCAGCCAGACCTGCCGGCACCAACACACGGAGCTGCAGGCGCTTGAGCAGCAACGCCAGGCTCTCGAGCAACGCGGCCAGGCCTTGCGACGCCTGGAAGAGCGAGCCGGTCTCGAGCAGCGCTGCCGTGAGCTGGAGAATCGTCGGATGAAGGTTCAGGCGTTGCATCGCCAACGCCAGCAGTTGCAGGAGAAGCTGAAGCGTTGCCGCTCCCTCAGCGCCTCGGAGCATGAGGCGTTGCAGGAGCAGCGTCAGGCCTTGGAGGCCCTCAGGATCCGGCGCGAGGCGATGGCCACCCGGGTGCGACTGCTGCGCGCTTCCACGCCTGTGGCGCTGGGTGGCTCAGCACTGCAGGTGGGGGAGGAACGTCTGCTTAGCCAACCCTTCGGCCTGACCGTTGGCGAGGGCGTGGAGCTGGAGCTGACGCCTGGGGGAGGGGCGGACCTGGAGGCGCTCGAACGGGAACGCCGGCAACGGCAGCACCAGCTGGAGCAGATGCTTGAGCGCCATGACCTTGCCAGTGTTGAGGAGGCCGAAGCCCAGTGGCAGCAGCGCTTGCGTCTCGTTGCCGAGCAACGGTTGCTTGAGGGGCAGTGGCAGCAGGTTGCGCCAGCTGAGGACCTCGAGACGGAACTGCAGCACCTGCGCCAGCGGCTGGCGGCGCTCCAGGAGGAGGACACGGCTGTTGCTGATGACCAACCTATTGCTGATGACCAACCTGATCTTGATGACCAGCTGGAGCAGCTCGCGCAGCAACCCGACGCTCTGCATCGGGCTCTGGAGCAGTGCCGGATCAACTATCGGACCGTGCAGGAGAGCTGGAAGCGCCTGCAGGGCCAACGGGAGCCAGCGGAGGCGCGCCTGGCCCAGACCGCAAAGGACTTGCAGAGCCATCAGCTGCAACGGGAACGGCTGCTGACGGAGCAGGCCTCTGGCGCCAAGCAGCAGCAGACCCTGGTGGAGGAGTGCGGGGATCTGGCCCGGCTGGATGCCGCCCTAGAGGCGCTGCGGCGCGAGGAGGACGCCCTGCGCCAGAGCGCTCAGGGCGTACCAAGCGAGGTTGGTGGGGGTGAAGCGGTGCGTGAGGCCGAAGCTGAGCTGCAGCGCCTGGAGGCGGAGGAGCAGCGTCTGGCACGCAGCCTGCAACAGCTCAGCGGGGAGCGGGGCGGATTGCAGGAACGCTGCTTGGCGCTGAGTGATGCCGATCCCTATGCAGCAGAGGAGGAAGCTGCCGCCCGCCTGGAGCAGGCGGAGGCGCGGGAGCGCAGTGAGCGGTTGGTGGTGGAGGCGCAACAGCTGTTGCTGCAGGAATTCCAACGGGCGCGCAGCGATCTCTCCAGCCGCTACACGGTGCCGCTGCGACGCAGCATGGATCGCGTTCTCGCCCCCCTCTTCGGCCCTGAGGGAGCACGCACCGCCCTGGGTTACTCCGCCAAAGATGGCCTTGGCGATCTGGGACTGGAACGGGATGGGCTGTTGTTGCCGTTTGCCGCGTTGAGTGGTGGTCTGCGCGAGCAGCTCAACGCGGCTCTGCGTCTGGCGATCGCCGATGTGTTGCGTCAGGGCCACGACGGATGTCTGCCCGTGCTCTTCGATGACGCCTTCAGCAACAGCGATCCGCAGCGTCTGCAGGCGGTGCTCACCATGCTCCGCCAGGCGGCGGAACGGGGGCTGCAGGTGATTGTGATGAGTTGCGATCCCGATCCCTACCGGGCTATCGCCGATGCGGTGGTGGAGCTGCCAACCAGCTGA
- a CDS encoding glutathione S-transferase family protein: MTLTLYGGPRTRASMPRWYMEEKGIAYRLEELDLQAQEQRQPEFLAINPFGKLPALVDTTVQGADGQPLTLFESGAILLHLADCHSDDITTAAERALTSQWLLFANATLAIALFVPSNRERDFPRLMGVLNEQLDPDRPLVGRCWGAADCAVQAYLAYLPIFFPDIDLSPYPRIQAVIDAVQQRPAYQIAMGAR, encoded by the coding sequence ATGACGCTCACGCTCTACGGCGGGCCGCGCACCCGCGCTTCGATGCCGCGCTGGTACATGGAGGAAAAGGGCATCGCGTACCGCTTGGAGGAGCTGGATCTCCAGGCCCAGGAGCAGCGTCAACCGGAGTTTCTGGCGATCAATCCCTTCGGCAAATTGCCCGCCCTGGTGGACACCACGGTGCAGGGGGCCGATGGCCAGCCGCTGACGTTGTTCGAAAGCGGCGCGATTCTGCTCCATCTCGCCGACTGCCACAGCGACGACATCACCACCGCGGCGGAGCGGGCCCTCACCAGCCAGTGGCTGCTGTTTGCCAATGCCACCCTGGCGATCGCCCTGTTTGTACCCAGCAACCGGGAGCGGGACTTTCCCCGTCTGATGGGGGTGCTCAATGAGCAGCTCGATCCCGATCGGCCTCTGGTGGGGCGCTGCTGGGGTGCGGCTGACTGCGCTGTGCAGGCCTATCTGGCCTACCTGCCGATCTTTTTCCCGGACATCGATCTGAGCCCCTATCCCAGGATCCAGGCCGTGATTGACGCCGTGCAGCAGCGACCGGCCTATCAAATCGCCATGGGAGCGCGCTGA